A single window of Athene noctua chromosome 1, bAthNoc1.hap1.1, whole genome shotgun sequence DNA harbors:
- the NIT2 gene encoding omega-amidase NIT2, with amino-acid sequence MRAARGAMANFRLALIQLHVSAVKSENLQRACGLVREASAKGAKVVALPECFNSPYGTQYFKEYAEKIPGESTQKLSEVAKECSIYLIGGSIPEEDDGKLYNTCAVFGPDGAILAKHRKVHLFDINIPGKIQFKESETLSPGNSFSMFDTPYCKVGLGICYDLRFAEMAQVYSQKGCHLLIYPGAFNLTTGPAHWELLQRGRAVDNQVYVATISPARDEKASYVAWGHSTVVNPWGEVIAKAGAEETVIYTDIDLQKLAEIRQQIPILSQKRCDLYGIEMKK; translated from the exons ATGCGGGCGGCGCGCGGAGCCATGGCCA ACTTCCGCCTGGCTCTTATTCAGCTTCATGTATCTGCTGTTAAATCAGAAAACCTTCAACGAGCCTGTGGACTGGTGAGAGAAGCATCAGCTAAAGGAGCAAAAGTTGTGGCTTTACCT GAGTGCTTTAATTCTCCATATGGAACGCAATACTTTAAGGAGTATGCAGAGAAGATCCCTGGGGAATCGACCCAAAAGCTGTCAGAAGTTGCAAAGGAGTGCAGCATATATCTCATTGGAG GATCCATTCCAGAAGAGGATGATGGAAAACTGTATAATACATGTGCTGTCTTTGGGCCTGATGGTGCTATATTGGCAAAGCATAGGAAG GTTCATTTGTTTGACATTAATATTCCTGGGAAGATACAGTTCAAAGAGTCTGAAACACTGAGTCCAGGGAATAGTTTCTCCATGTTTGATACTC CATACTGTAAAGTGGGCCTGGGCATCTGCTACGATCTCAGATTTGCGGAGATGGCTCAAGTCTACAGCCAGAAAG GCTGCCATCTGCTGATCTATCCAGGGGCTTTTAACCTGACAACAGGACCAGCTCATTGGGAACTGCTGCAGAGGGGAAG AGCTGTTGATAATCAAGTCTACGTAGCAACCATATCTCCTGCTAGAGATGAAAAAGCATCCTATGTTGCCTGGGGACACAGCACTGTAGTAAATCCATG GGGTGAAGTCATAGCCAAAGCTGGGGCAGAGGAAACAGTTATATACACAGACATAG ATCTGCAGAAGCTTGCAGAAATACGTCAACAAATTCCTATTTTAAGCCAGAAGCGTTGTGATCTCTATGGCATAGAGATGAAAAAGTGA